The genomic DNA ATTGCGGGCAACGCTATCGGTTATTTCACCGAATATTACACCTCGGACACCTATAAGCCCACCCAGAAACTTGCGGGCTCTTCAGAGACCGGTTCTGCAACCATTATCATCAGCGGTTTGTCGCTGGGCATGATGTCCACCGCTATTCCTGTAATTATTGTTGCTATTGCTGTAATTATCAGCTTTATTGTTTCGGGCGGCAACGCCAGTTTTGAAGCGGGTCTTTTCGGTATCGGCCTTTCGGCTGTCGGAATGCTCTCGACACTCGGCATCACCCTTGCAACCGACGCCTACGGCCCAGTGGCCGATAACGCCGGCGGCATTGCAGAGATGGCTGGTCTTGATGAGGCAGTTCGCAATCGCACCGACGCGCTTGATTCGCTCGGTAACACCACCGCTGCCACCGGCAAGGGCTTTGCTATCGGTTCTGCGGCGCTGACCGCGCTCGCGCTCGTCGCCGCTTATGTCGACCAGTGCAAGGCTATTGATCCCGATATTGTGCTCAACCTCAGCGTTACCAACCCTGCTGTGTTGGTCGGCTTGTTCATCGGTGGTGTGCTTCCCTTTGTATTCGCAGCTATGACGATGGAATCGGTCGGCAAGGCTGCCATGAGCATTGTCACTGAAGTCAGACGCCAGTTTAAGACCATTCCGGGTCTGATGGAAGGTACTGCTGAACCGGATTATCACACCTGTGTCGACCTGTGCACCAAGAGTGCTCAGAAAGAGATTATGGCGCCATCGGTTATGGCTATTGTGGTACCGATTGTTGTCGGCTTGCTGCTTGGCGTTGACGGTGTTACGGGAATGCTGATGGGCGCTACTGTTACCGGTTTTATTCTTGCCATCATGATGTCCAACGCCGGTGGTGCTTGGGATAACGCCAAGAAATATATCGAGGCAGGCCATTACGGCGGCAAGGGTTCTTCTAACCACAAGGCAGCTGTTGTGGGCGATACCGTTGGTGATCCTTTCAAGGATACTTCCGGCCCCTCGATCAATATTCTGATCAAGCTACTTTCGACCGTTTCTATCTCGTTTGCGGCGCTCATCGTGCGTTTTGCGTTGCACCTGTTTTAAGACCTGAGAATTTAATTTAGACCTGTACTATTGATGAGGGCGGCTACCGTTTGGATTAAGCGGGGCCGCCCTCAAAGTGTTAGTTAATAAGAGTAAAGCAAGCGACAGGGGAATAGTAAAATTTAGGTTACCCCCCTACTTTCGCACTGAGACGCCCAAAGTGTGCCGGGTTTTCGTGCGCAGGTGGCAAAACAAGCTAATTTTACGAGCTTTTGTAAAAACTGAATAAGCTAAAGACTTTTGGGTATTTATGTTAGATACCCCTAAAAATGGCTACAATAAAGCTGTCGAGTTTTTATAGAGAGCCAGCATTAATACGCGACGGATTGGTTGTATTTGTAAGCGCCTATTGGTACAATAGTGATACGATTTGTTATTTTCAGGGAAGCTATTGACGCAAACTATTTGAGATGGAGGAATCCCTCGTGGAAAAAACAACAAAACAGTTGCCGTATTTGCTTGTCATCTTGTTGGGGTTTTATTGGCTTCCGTTGCTTATAGTAGACACGGGGTCCGCTATGATGTTGCTGCTTGTGATCATCCCTTTAATCTGCTTTCTTTGCTCATGCGTATATGGTGCAAGACACTCGTTTAATTTTTTTTATGCTATGATTGTAGCTGTTCTATTTATCCCATCTATTTTTATTTTTTATAATACTACTGCATGGGTTTATTCCTTGGGTTATGGGATAATTTCCTTAATAGGCAATTTAGTTGGTGCGTTATTTTATCGGTCGGCAAAATAAGTACCATAAAAAGGCTGACATCAGATTAACTGATGTCAGCCTTTTTTTGCTTTCATGGGGGTGTCTACTTGTCAGCAGGGTCTGGGTTCACCACATCCGATATGCGCTCTGCGCTGTCAGCTGCTGTTGCAGCGCGATCAATTCGGCGGAGGTAGCAACCGCCTCGCACTGGAAGGCAGTCTGCCATAATCGGCTGCGGTAATCCTGAGTGGAGCCGCTGTTAAAGACGCGGGTTGTTTCAGATTTGAAATAGCTGATTGCGTGGTTGAGCAGCCTTAAAGTAGCTGTATCGCCGCCGGGGGCGGTATCTACGGTAACAATACCGCATATGCCGTCGGGCATGAGATAGAAGGCCTCAGTGGCCATACGCGGGAAGTGTTGGGGAAGCGTCTGCCATATCGTAGCTACGGCGTTGCCGATCAGTGTCAGTCGCATTTCTGATGATGCTAGAACGCCTTTGTCAGCTAAAAGCTGCCGGCGCCCATGTATGGCAAGTGTAACAAAATAACTGTTGTGCATTACGTTGCTGCCAAAACGGTCTTTGCCGGTTGACGATGTATCCACGCCACACCTCCCTGCTGCGCTTATGCTACCAATCTGCAAAAAGCTGCCTTGCAGTCCCCTAAAATGGCGGCGCAGTCGCTCAGGGCAATGCCCTGACTGCACTGTGGCCATTTGACGGATAACTCGCAAAGCAGCTACTGAATACTTCTCGTTAGAAGGAGAGCAGCAACGCCTTATCACCCGCATAAAACGAGGTCAGACAGGCACACTCCAACACGGTGATATCCGAATCCTTGGTGCCATAGGTGGACTTGATCAAATCACACATCGTTTTGACGGCGTTGGGATTGTTACAGTGGGTGATGACCACCGGTTTGCCGGTCATGTCCTTATAGCGCCCCATGAGGGCGACCATCCGCTCAATAGCACGTTTCTCGCCGCGAGGCTTTTCAATAACTTCTATGACGCCCTCCGCTGTGTTTGTAGCAACGGCCCGAATATTCAGTGCCGAGGCCAGCACACCAGCTGCACGGCTCATCCGCCCGTTTTTAACCAAATTATCAAAGGTGGCAAGCGAAAAGAGAATCTTCATCGAGTCGCGATAACTTTCGATCTGGCGGACGATTTCTTCAAAGGGGATACCTTGTTCAATAAGCAATTTGAGTTGCCGTAGTATAAGTACCATAGACCCCGCGGCGGAACGGCTGTCCACCACATGAATCTTCTTTTCGGGGTGTTCGTCAAGCACCATATTCATCGCTTGAACGGCACAGTTGTAGCTTCCGCTTAAACCGCTGGTGATGGTGACGGCAATGGTGTGCGCCGCCTTTAAAAACTGTTCTGCAAAGGCGTAGGGGGAGGGACATGCCGAAGAAGACGCCCCTGAGAAATTCTTCATTGCGGCGAGCATTTCATGAGGATCCGTTTGGGGCAGATCGACAAATTCTTGATCGCCGACTAATATTTTTAAAGGTACGGTCGAAAAAGGAATTGCCCCTGTGTCAAAGTTATCAGGGTTCAAGTCGCAGGAACTATCCGATACCAATTGCCAATCATTCATCGATAAAAACCTCCGAAACCTGCTGTTCGTTGCAGCAGTAATGTTATTATAATACTGCGGACCGCCCTAAAAATCAAGCTGCGTGGTTATTGCGTGAGTTGGCGGTATATGTCGCTTTTTTTGCAACCAATTTGCTGTGCGGCCTGTTTTGCGGCAGCGGATGCACCTTGCCCCCCGGCCATAAGCGCTTGAGCCAGGGCGACAGCCTGCTCCAGTGTTGCCGCTGGCGTGGTGATTTCGGGTGCGCCTTCTACCACGAGCACAAATTCTCCGCGCGGGGCGGTGGAGTCGGGCGCGGCGTAGCGCGCAACCGCCAGCCCGAGTGTGGTTCGAATGACCTCCTCGTGTAGCTTGGTCAGCTCGCGGCAAAGTGCAATGCGCCGTTCTTGGCCAAAAGTGGCGGCCAAGTCGTTTAGCGTGGTGCGTAGTTTGTGTGGTGCCTCGTAAAAAATCATGGTGCGGCGCTCAATAGCAAGAGATTCAAGATGCTCGCGCCTGTTTTGCCGGTTGGTTGAAATAAAACCCTCAAAGGTAAAACGGCTGGTATTAAG from Oscillospiraceae bacterium MB24-C1 includes the following:
- a CDS encoding sodium-translocating pyrophosphatase, giving the protein MDLIILMPIGAAAALIFAYLRSKKVLAESEGTELMKKISASIRQGANAYLKRQYSGVAKFFAIVFVVMLVVVFMGQMEIWVPIAFLTGGFFSALSGFIGMKIATAANARTASAASESLNHGLRVAFSAGSVMGFTVVGLGLLDMSLWFYFLKYVVYAGLPVAEQATHISALMLTFGMGASMMALFARVGGGIFTKAADVGADLVGKVEAGIPEDDPRNPAVIADNVGDNVGDVAGMGADLYESYAGARLSACALAVAAGFGMDGMAVPMALSAIGIFASIIGTFFVKTGENADQRSLLGSLRKGTYIASALVAIGAYFLIDYVFKGEQLGLFIAIIVGLIAGNAIGYFTEYYTSDTYKPTQKLAGSSETGSATIIISGLSLGMMSTAIPVIIVAIAVIISFIVSGGNASFEAGLFGIGLSAVGMLSTLGITLATDAYGPVADNAGGIAEMAGLDEAVRNRTDALDSLGNTTAATGKGFAIGSAALTALALVAAYVDQCKAIDPDIVLNLSVTNPAVLVGLFIGGVLPFVFAAMTMESVGKAAMSIVTEVRRQFKTIPGLMEGTAEPDYHTCVDLCTKSAQKEIMAPSVMAIVVPIVVGLLLGVDGVTGMLMGATVTGFILAIMMSNAGGAWDNAKKYIEAGHYGGKGSSNHKAAVVGDTVGDPFKDTSGPSINILIKLLSTVSISFAALIVRFALHLF
- a CDS encoding DegV family protein; the protein is MNDWQLVSDSSCDLNPDNFDTGAIPFSTVPLKILVGDQEFVDLPQTDPHEMLAAMKNFSGASSSACPSPYAFAEQFLKAAHTIAVTITSGLSGSYNCAVQAMNMVLDEHPEKKIHVVDSRSAAGSMVLILRQLKLLIEQGIPFEEIVRQIESYRDSMKILFSLATFDNLVKNGRMSRAAGVLASALNIRAVATNTAEGVIEVIEKPRGEKRAIERMVALMGRYKDMTGKPVVITHCNNPNAVKTMCDLIKSTYGTKDSDITVLECACLTSFYAGDKALLLSF
- the rsmI gene encoding 16S rRNA (cytidine(1402)-2'-O)-methyltransferase, which translates into the protein MSKLYLVGTPIGNLGDFSSRAVETLRTVDFIAAEDTRVTLKLLNRFEISKPMVSYYQHNLRERGEQIVARILSGESCALVTDAGMPAISDPGEDLVRLCAEAGIEIVSVPGPSAATTALAMSGLNTSRFTFEGFISTNRQNRREHLESLAIERRTMIFYEAPHKLRTTLNDLAATFGQERRIALCRELTKLHEEVIRTTLGLAVARYAAPDSTAPRGEFVLVVEGAPEITTPAATLEQAVALAQALMAGGQGASAAAKQAAQQIGCKKSDIYRQLTQ